DNA from Tripterygium wilfordii isolate XIE 37 chromosome 4, ASM1340144v1, whole genome shotgun sequence:
TGTCTATTATCTCACCTTAAACTCGGCTAAGGATGGCAGTGACTTTTGGGTAGGAGGCACTCCCTCGGTTCCTGGCCAAGGTGGCATTGCAATGGGACAACACCAATTCCCACCACCCCGCAATCAAGAACCTGTTTTTGTACATGAAGATACTTATATGAGACGACAGTTCACTTGATCAGTAGACGTTTCGTTCGAAACTTGCAGATCGTCCTATTCATAGAAACATGTGATCATTTCAAATGTTGATCTTGGTTTATGGTTTGATATAATGGAGTTTCTTAGATTGTATGTATAGATGTATAAGCTGGATGTATCTCTTAAGTTTCATACAGCTTCAAGAAGGATGAAAACTCAGGAATATGTAAAATAGGGATTCGGattttcccaaatattgagTTTAGACTATATTTTGGGGGTGAACACCCTTTTAAGTTTCTTTTAGTGGATTCTACAATTAATTGGAAATTAAATCCTGAAATTTTGTCAGCTTTGTTTCCTGGAAATTCAGCTCAAGGTCCATTGTCTTTGATAAAGGTTTATTCTCCCTTGAGATTAGTAAGATGGATGATTATATTATGTTAAAGTGTGAAATGAAATTTGTACTACCTAATTTTTTACTCTTATTTAACATTGTACCTACTTTTATAAACCTGGGTGATAGCCTCGATAAACCTCATAGATTTGGAAGGTCTTGTTTGATACTCATTGGATTCTTAACTAATTTACCCTATCGTTAGTTAAGAAATTTCTGTGTGCGTAattaaaaatgtttcaaaaaaatatatttaaaggaaaattttttatCAAGAGATTAAATGTAAAAGATTAATAATGGCCCCgtttgaaacaatttttttactagcatttatactacttgctagtataaatgtttgtagtcatccaaacaacaattttcgaGTATATAATCCAATAGATTTtatgtagcatttatactacatcTCAAATGCTAAAATTTTTAACAACCAGCATTTCACAAGCTTTTCTCTGTTTTGTCCCTATCAAATTAAGTTTATTCCAATTATACCCTCATATCATTAGAGGAAGAAACGCGTTATTGACGACAGAGAAGCTTAATTTATTTGaagtatatttaatttattatattaattttataaattaatttttatgtttggatacaaGTATATTTCTCTATTACAATTAAGATGTATAATACCTTTGCAcctaatttatcacaatatactacatagaaaaaataatgttaccaacaaaatcttaaccaaacactaccaaaACATTCAAGGAGCATATCTACTACTAAAATTTTTTAACATTTCTGTTACCACCATTTTTACTGGCATATCTACTACATTATTGAAAAAACTTTATCAAACTAGGCCACTATATATGCGAACGACAAACTTGGTGTCTTCTCTCTGGTTTTCGCTCTGGCGATTGAGGTTGAAAGTTAAGTTTCTCTGATCCCTCAGTGAAGTTTTCCTTGGCATTCATGGATAATATTGTCTCTCACTGGTCGGATTTTCGACTTACGGATGAAGAGGAGTCTGTGATTATTTGTGATGATCAACATCTCACCTTTCTACAACAAAAGGTTGAGTTTAGCCTAATTGGCCAATTGTTCCTGGATTGGCCTATTTCGAAGAAAGTTTTGTATCAAAACTTTAAGGATATATGGCGAGTTAGTGCTCAACCTACTTTTCTAGAGTGTGGTAATAATGTGTTTGTGATCACTTTTGCATGAAAACATGATAAGGAACGAGTATTGTTGGGAAGGTCTTGTGCTTTTGATAGGGTTCTGTTTGCGTTGAAGTAGTTTGATGGTTCCTTGACCTTTTCTGAGTTGCTTTGTACGGAAGAATTATTCTGGGTGCAGATTCACAATTTACTACTTCTGGCCATGAATTCTGATTTTGGCACTCTTATTGGGAGTTCAACTGGGCGAGTTGAAGATGTGGATACTCTGACATATGGTTCAGGTTGGGGTCCTTATCTCCGAATCCGGGTCTGGGTCTCTATTTTGCCACCTTTACTGCGAGGCAAGCGCATTCATTGTGGTGATAAAGATATTACGGTTGGTTTCAAGTATGAGAAtttgccttggatttgctaccAATAGGGAAGAATTATTCACGGCCTATGGGGTTGCCCAACTCTGATTGATCGTCGTCTTCATAAGATTGGACTGGCGGAACAATATGGGTCGTGGTTGCGTGTGGACTCCActttgaagcaaccggcataaaaaacaatgaagtcgtcaccaattgatttttaggatgcaattggacatccattttggtctacgagaaaagtgggtaaggaggtctattgagcatggggaaggtgttaggcacctcaCAACTCCcgaaacggttaccttcaaaaatgttttcctatttgactctactttgttttgagaaatgattgtatgtcccaaattttttaatgagttttccatatgcccggaaaatcatgtattatcaaatgggtggaaatgttccattaatgttagaccaagattttattttaaaaatcttatttttatgggttttgataaaaaagaaggaaaaagggtgcacgggatcactatggccattcccggcttggccaaaaatatttaaaaaaaactccacttgaagtggtctttgataaaaaaaaagggtacacgggatcactatggtctttcccggcttggccaaaaatgtttgataaaaaactccacttgaagtggtttttgaaataaaaaggtgcacgggatcactatggtcattcctggcttggccaaaaatatttaataggaAACTCCACTTGGAAtggttttttaataaaaaagagggtgcaaaggatcactatggccattcccggcttggtaaaaaatgttaaataaaagactccacttgaagtggttgttgacaaaaaaggtgcacgggatcactatagccattcccggcttggccaaaaatgtttaacttggtcttggatgaaaaaatccatatcggagtgggttttgatgtttttgatgatttgaaaaagaggctatttggataggaacattggaatgggtattggaatgggttttggagaagagatttttggaaacttggttgatgcaccaaaaaggcccacaatcaatgaaaaagattcaattcaagtcttactcacaattatgttcttcatgagaaaagaaagaatccatttaaagcccatcggacgggccaaatatctttaaacccccctttgggtccttaaataaattctcctaatccctaaaaacatatttgttttccgggtccatgaaatccaaatgttttggatgaatgccaatggaaccccaatatcttgaaggctccttggtagttaaacaaaacataaaggttccataagttaatcttagtgtgtttattaaagtgagacggcttggattaattctaatgactaacgtgttgcatttattttcatggcattcaaacaatcctagcatatatctaagcatcatggcatagtgtgagaaatcaaagtcctaaacatgcattctaatgcaatcatcattcacaaaaatcatttcctaatgtctatatgcttctagcaccctaaaatatttatgtatgcacTTTCCAATATTTTTATTACACTATTACAAAGTTTACACTTTATAATTATgtacaaaactaaaaaataaatacaaatataacccaTGAAGGCCAATGCTCAAATCCGATTCAAATCCTCTAAAtttgcccttcggcccaagtgggatcaagcccggtccaagccccaacatcaaacacgaAAAAAAAAGGGGTCAAATGGatattcaaacataaaaattcaaattaaattaagcatACATacccatatacattataaacatatagagacacatatacaaacatacaaacgggtatatatacaaacacatatataaactggcatacatatacaaacgcatatacacatacacacacaaacccactacatatacacacacacacactgtaCATATCTATACACACACCTATAGACATGTGTATTCGGGCCCtcaatacatataaacatacataCAAATCCTAAACCTTGCTCACATATATACTGTATATATACTACAAGCACACACAAACTTGCAAACTGTGTACAATATATACGAATACatatactgtatatatatacacacgcacaccatatatatacacacacacagaaacACTTGAAGCATGATTCATCAAGGATTTAAACTCAGAAAGTCAATATAAATATGAACATAACCTCAATCTTTAATAGCACAATCATCCATCATTATCAGCATAATTTTATCTAAACCAGGTTTCAAGATCTAGCATCACACACCAGCCATCACACCGGGCATCAACACAATACATCATAACCAGACATCAAAAATCAACATGAACATGGTATATTCACCAGATACATACAGCATATAGCACAGTACATTGACCTGATTATGAGTAACCAAACATCAACCCAGCGTATCCAATCCAAACATCAATCAGGGAGTATAAGCTACCGCCTTCTTAGAAGTATACAACCAGATAATGCCATGATAGAAACAGAAAAATACAACCAGAAAAATAGACCTAGAGAGATGCCGAGAAGAAATAAAACCAGAATAATGACAGAAATGTGTGCCGATTATTGTTCTCTTAGATGTGGAATCCAACAGGTGCAAAACCAGAGATCAAgataacaaaaacaagaaagtgGAATCATATTCGAATCAAAACATTAGTGAATCGCTACCTTCTCaaagaaatggaaatggagaagatgaaaccccctttctctttttcctctcttctttGTATGGTTTTGTCGCTACCTTCCTTCTTTTCCACCTCTCAATCACTCAAAAACCCTTTTTCTTATCTCTtgactttttcttctctcttttttcttttttcctcctctgTCGGCTGCTCTCTTgtgttctctttgttttttgttgtgcGGCTGCTTCCTCCTCTTTTCTCAAAGAATGCTACCTTACCTTTTAtattaagagagaatgagacctcatctcctaaaaccctagttctttcaatttgtcccttttacccttactttttctttccttttaaccaaggtgactattctttttggtcttttccacttttattttttttcatttaatttatttttattctctagatattttctagggttttgtttttgataattgggccaaaacttagGAAGGCTTTTAAGCAAAGACACAAGTTTGGGTTTCATTTTCcttcatttaatttttattttggatttcatatttttaatttttctatttttctatttttttgggccggacgaaaatcgggtactataCACTTTTCTGTCAAAACCATCCCTTCCGCCACGACGTCCATTCACCTCTGCTGGAGAACCACAGTGGGAGCCGTCAGAAAATCCAGTTGAGACCAATCCGGAGGCAGTTGTGGGGGGAGTAACCACTCGGGAAACTGCTCTCTCAACTGCTGTACATCAAAAGGATGGACCGGTTGTTACTATTAACTGCCGTTTGGTTTCCAAAACTGCCACTAACTGCTCCTCATCGGTGGTGATACCGTCTTCGGAGGGTTTCGGTGATGATTTTGGACCTTCTCCAATTCTAGAGGACTCCAAGTCTTCAATAATGGTACAGGTGGTGGTTTGTCGGTTTTATGGAAATCTCATTTACATTAGGAGATTCTTCACTACTCTAGGAATCATATTCATATGAAGGTGTCTGATCTCTCTTTGTATAAAGATTGGTTTTTGACTGGCTTTTATGGCCCTCCTATGGCGATTCAAAGGCAAGCAGTTTGGGACCTCCTTCGTCATTTTGCGCCTCTTCCGTCCTCCCCTTGGCTTTGTGTTGGTGATTTCAATTCCATTACCTCTTGGTCTGAGAAGAGTGGTGGAGCTCCCCCATATTTCAAGTATATTGAAGATTTTACCAATGTAATTGACGAAACTTACTTGAAGGATTTGGGTTACCGTGGTTTGAAGTACACTTGGAGTAACAAACGGACTGATTTTGCGTACTTTGTTAAAGAACAGTTAGATCAGGCATTGGGTAATGCAGCATGGTTATCATTATTACAGTCCTTTGATGTTCATTCTTTTCCTACTGTGTCATCGGATCATTGCTGTCTATATGTCTCTTGGAGTTGTTCCTCTAGTTCACTTCAACGACCAGCAAGGAGGTTTCAATATGTCAATAAGTCAATTATTGGGGTGCTCACGAGGAGTGTCGTGTTATTGTTGGTTCACATTGGAGGAATGTTTCACTGGATGTTGCTTCCTTTGGACCCATTGTCCACAATTTGATTGGCTGTCAAAAATTGATCCAACGTTGGGTGGTGAAGAAGTCTCAAGATAGTGTAGCAAACAGTAAGAAGTTGGAACAGTCATTAGGGGTGGAATTCAGAACGAGTCTTCGGATAACCAGCCAACTATTGCTATGTTGCGAAATCTTATTGCACGAGAGCAGGAAATCGAGGTTGTTGTGTTGCAACAATGTGGCAAGCAACATTGGCTGCGGGATGGTGATCGGAATATTTAATTCTTTCATCAATCCATACGCCAGCGATGGCATATGAATATAATTCCTGTATTGTACGATGATAATGGTGTTCAAAATGAAGCGGATGGTGACCAATTGCTGCTTTTcactcctttttttcttgtttgttttcaagTAATGGTTATAcagatgcttcttcttttttggaaGGCATGGGTCGGCTGGTTGATCAGCGCTATTGACCTGTGAGTTCGGACGAGATTTGGAACGCTTTATGTCAAATTGAACCTTCAAAAGCTCCTGGGCCAGATGGTTACCCTTCCGTTTTTTATCAGCATAATTGGGGGATAGTTGGAGGTGCTATCAGGGGCGGATCTATGCTTAGCATAGGGTGGGCTCAAGCCCACCctcacattttaaaaaaaaaacatatatattactaaataaccaaatttcaaattatatccacttatttaaaattttctaatagTTTTACAATAGGTATGGTTAATtactaaataataattattgattgatatGCACTCATACTCATACAAGTGAATAAATATTGATTGCTACACACTCATACATGATGATAGATGATTTCAactcaatgaaaaattatttaGCATAGCTTAAATGATTATTTATTCCGGTCCGGTTACTTTTTAGTATGTAGATTTTGATGTCTAATTTAAATACTATATAGATGTTTACTTAATTTAAagattatatagatatttacttattttcGATCACTTTTCATTAAATGCCCTAAAAAATTTTCTGGGGAGCTGCCCCCGAACCCCCGTCAACCTTCAACTCCCCTCTCATAACTTTTTACATGCACTACTAACCAAGCCCCCCCTAAATCCATTTCCTAGATCCGCCCCTGGGTGCTATAGTTCAGACTATTACTAATTTCTTCAATTCCAGTTTCTCTTTGGCAGAGATAAATTTTACTCTACTTTCTCTCATCCCAAAATCTGCCCAAGCCAAGTTGGTGATGGACTTCAGCCCAATTAGTCTGTGTAATGTTGTTTACAAAATTATTGCGAAGGTTCTTGCTAATAGATTGAGTGTTGTTTTGCCTTCGGTTATTAAAGGGAATCAATCCGCCTTCATACATGGTAGGTGAATAACTGATAACATTTTGATAGCCTATGAAACTCTTCATTCAATGCATATCAAGGCTGGATCAAACTCTCACTACATGACTGTTAAATTTGATATGAGCAAGGCATACGACCAGGAGGAGTGGGGTTTTTTGCATCAAGTTATGGTTCAATTGGGTTTTTGTGAAACGTGGGTGAATTGGATTATGTTGTGTGTAACGTTCGTGACTTACTCTACAATTCTACATGATGTTAAAGGGGATGTAATTTTTCCCCAACGGGGTTTACGTCAAGGAGATCCTTTATCCCCTTTATTATTTGTTGTGTGTATGGAGGCTTTGAGTACTAAGATTAATCAGGCAGTGTGTCTTGGTCGTCTCTCGGGCTTCAGATTTCCACAAGGACAAATTACTTTGTCTCActtattttttgttgataattgcATGATTTTTTGCAAGGCTACGGTGGCGGATTGGTCTTGCATCAAGAATATTCTGGAAGAATATGAATGTCTCTGGGCAAACTATTAATGTGGCTAAGACTGCTGTGTTTTTTAGCAAACATACCCACCAATGCTTGTTAAGAAATGTATGTCGCAGTTGATTGGAGGTTGTGAAATACAATGCTTTGAACGTTACTTGGGGCTGCCGTCTTTGGTTGGAAAGTCGCGTTCAACAGCCTTACGTTTTGATCAAAAATTGGGTCTTGGCAGAACAAGCTCTTATCTCAGGCGGGGAAAGCGGTTCTGATAAAATCAGTTCTACAGGCTATCCCTTCGTATAGCATGCAAGTCTTCAAGTTCCCGGTTTCTTTGTGCCGTGAGTTGGATATGCTGATCTAGAATTTCTAGTGGGGCTCCAATAACCATTCCAGGAAGATTGCTTGGGTTTCTTGGGATTTATTATGCCTGCCGAAGTCACAAGGTGGGCTTGGTTTCCGGACGCGTCATTGGCAAAGCAGGTGTTGAGACTAATAATTGATCCTCAATCATTGGTGAGTCAGATTTTCAAGGCCAAGTATTACCGCTATACAGACTTCTTGCATGCTCCGCCTGGTACGCATACTTCTTTTGTCTGGCAGAGTCTATATTCCATGAGAGGTCTCTTAGCAGATGGTCTTCGATGGAGGACAGGTGATGGCCACCATGTTCATATTTGGGAATATAAGTGGCTGAAATCTCATATTTTTTCTCTGATGTGGGACGAAATTTGGGGCTGTATAAATGGAGTTTTGTGCACGCATTGGTGGATCCTGTATCTATGTGGTGGAATGTTTCTTTGATTAGAGATATCTTTCACCCCCATGCGGTTCAGAAGATTCTATGGATGCCAGTTCCGAATGGTATGTTGCCTGATAGATTATACTGGGATGGAAACTAATGATGCTTATTATACAGTTCGTGGCAATTGCTATTAATTCATGGCCTCAACCATCTATTTCTCATCGTGACTGTTCTTCGGAGGTATGGGTCCATTTGTGGGCTATGAAAGTCCGTGATTCAACTAAAATCTTTCTTTGGCGTGCTCTTCATGGGGGTCTGCCAACGAAGCTTAATCTTAAGCGGAGAGGTGTTTTGCGTGATGATATGTGTCCGGTATGTCTCTCTTTGCCGGAGACAATTCTGCATGTGTTGTAGGAATGTCCAACTACGAGTGATGTTATTTGTTATGGGTCGGTGGTTTTGCAGAAATTATCCTCTTCATATGATACTTTTCCTTCTTTCTGGCAGGCCATGACTGCGTGTTTAATGGCAAAGGACCTTGGTGTCCTTGCTTGTTTGCTGTGTGCTATCTGGAGGAGACAAAATGAGTTTGTTCATAAGGGCGAATTTCTGCATCCCTATCAAGTGGCTTCCACGGCTATGGAGTCGGCTaggatgtttgaaattgtacaactGTGCCCGTCTGGCGTCTATTGTTGTTGACTCTAGTAGTGAGGGGGGTCCTTCACATTCTCCGGCTTCTAAATGGTTACCTCCGCCCCCTGGTTTTTTTAAGATTAATTGGGATGCTTCCATCAATTCTCATTCTCTGACGTCCACCACTGGATTGGGTTTCCTTGCCCACAATGCAAATGGTCTTCTTATAGCTGTTGGGATGAGCTCACGGATGTCAGATATGCTACCTGTCGATGCGGAGGCCATGGCTTTTCTGGAGGCAATTGGGTTATAATCGGTTGGTGTTGGAAGGGGACTCTAAAGTTATTGTCCAAGCAGTCATAACTGGAAGTGGACTCTTGCAAAGTTGGCGTACTATAGTTGAAGGTCTCCTCTTTTTGCAGTCTGTTGAAAGTTGGACGGTACAACATGTGGGTCGTGATTTGAACTGTTGTGCGCATGTGTTAGCAAGGCATGCCTTATGTGGCTCTCCCTTTTCCTGGTGTGGTGTACCTCTTGATTTTCTACAAGTAAGTTTGGCCTTTGATGCTGTTCCGTTGTGATTACTCTGGCTTTTCTGGTCTTGttacttgaaatttttttgtttgtcagGAGTGATCTCTTTAATGATCACTTGTCCCAGTTTGATCTCTTGTAGCTACTGTTATTAAATGGAATCAAGGATGCTCCaactctttttcaaaaaaaaaggaggattAATCTTAATAATTAACTCATACAAATAAACATTAGAACAATACAAATAAGATTTGAAATCAGTGTATTCGGATAGCCATAACTTACTCATTTCATCTCTGATTGTGATTATTTTTGTGGCATTGGaaagaaaactcaaaaaatCATAGAATTGTGTCTAAAGATTCGAAAAGATCAAATTAAAACTCAAAATTTTGCACAATAGAGCTGTATTTTCTACATTAGTGAGTTCGATGTCAGTATGTTTGAACaatcataactcactcgtttgagctCCTATTAAGACGATTTTTGTTGCATTGGAAAGAagatttaaaattatatataattgtgtctaatattttttaaagattcaaacattttaaagGTCATATCTAGGTTCAAAGTTGACATAGTATTTCTCATATCTAGGTTCATATCTAGTAACTCGTATAACACGTACGTTTGGTACACTATTTGATGAAAGAGTGGTAATGATCATTATGGGTccgtttggtgcacaattttgtcattagtatatattgtagataataaatggttgtaataaatggTAGCATAAATGGTTATTGAAATGTTGTTAAGTGTTTGGTTACACTTTTGCTGAAACAATATAAAGTCCTAATATTGTCTTGTATATTACATGGAGGGGCATAACTATTTAAATCtatataatagtaataaaaaatcataaaataagttataaacactgcataattaattaaaaataataaaaactttttttcataaaaaaaataataaaaactttttttcataaaaaaaataataaaattttttaaaaaattgaaaaaatacaGTAACTCATTCAACACTGCATAGTCTCATATACATTGATAAATACATATCCAAATTCACATACCCTTTACGATCATATTAATacaattaatatattaattattcatattGCGCTAGATAGTTGATCGGCAAGCATATCACAAAACTGAGCCATGTTAgcatcatcaatgaccaaataTTCGTCAACTCCATTATCCGTAACTTCATGGACATGGTCCGGCACCGAATGATCGCCCCCAATAGACGTAGAACCAATGTCATTGAAATCAACGTCATTGACAGCATGGATGCGTATAAAATTGTGAAGTGCCATGCATGCTATCACAATCATCGCTTGTACCTTAATGTCATACGAAGTCATTGCATTCAGGATCCGCCATTTCTTCTTTGTCACTCCGAATGTTCGTTCGATGACATTCCTTAGTCGAGCATGTGCCTTATTGAATACTTCACGTGGTCCTAAAGCAGGTGCTCCATTCTGAAATACAGGAACGTGATACCTCTTGCCGTTGTATGGTGCGAGGAAACCTATCTTATTTGCATATCCGgcatcaaccaagtaatattttcctaaaaaaaattataaatatcctTGTGATAAAATAAAGTTACAACTTATCACACGTAATTCTCACCTGGTGGTTGTTTTGGGAACTTCATACGCTCAACACGCAGAGAATGTTCCAGTACCCTACTATCATGAGCAGATCCCTCCCATCCTGCAGATATGTAAGTGTACATCATGTTGAAATCACACACTGCTAAAACATTCTGGGTGGCAACTCCTTTTCTCCCAATATATCTTTGTCTATTTTCTGGTCCGACAATTGCCGAAATATGAGTCCCATCCAGTGCCCCAATGCAATCCTTGAAACATATACCATATGAAATTTTGGAATACTCCCTTATATACCTTGGCGTTTCATGTAATGAGTTGCCCCTAGGTTGAATGATATCCTTAGATAGTTTCAATACCGCTAGCAATACCTTGTGGAAAAGGCGACTGATTGTCTCCCCCGAGTGTTGAAACCTCTCTTGTATATCCCTATTTGCTTGAGCATGACCCAAGATTGATACGAACATCGCTACCATCTCCAGAATGCCAACATTATCCGAACCAATCAATTCATAATCATCTCGTAAAACTCCACATAAAGCATGGAATAGCTCAACCGGCATTCGAAATGCTTCATGATAATGAACTGGATGACCTTGAAGTACATCTGCCACCCAATCACGGCCTGTTAAGGTACAGGTTCTACATTGCATATTTCTTCGTGACCGGGAAATCGACCCTCTATCCTCAAACTGGCACTTGAGGAAATGAAGTAACAAAATTTGTGATAGGTCAACACCGTCATCGTCATCACTagaacttgaacttgaattCATTGCTGCGATGTGGAAAAAGAGAAATTAATGTAAGATGTCATTCATAAATTTCATTACCAAGTAAGATGTAATATAAATCATCTAGTACTTAAATGATCAATAAAATCATCACAGTTCACATAACATAAAATAACTGCATTTGTCcaatacataaattaaaaatcgAAATTTGTCTTCAATGACATTAACAAGTTCATCTAACCAACtaaattacatatataaataattgaTCTCAACCTAGAATACATCATCCAATTGGAGCTTTTCCATCATGCTGCTTGAATAATAGCTCAATATAACCAAGTCGTGCACTCTTTAGTAATGCAAGGAAAAATTGTCTCTGACTGTTGGTATTAAACAGCTGGACAGAAAAGTAAAATAGTGTTGGATTTTCAGCAGCTATGTTCATGTCAACCAGGGCCTTAACAGAGGCATCATATGAAGGATCCACAGGCATCAATGGCTGGACAAGCTGCACAACTGGGATAGGATGCACATTTTCAACTTTCTTTGCAACTTCTTTCTTCACATCATAATATTCTTGTTTTGTagataaataagaaaattgCTTCTCAGAAACCATTTGCAATTGTTGCACAGCTTGTCAAACTTAGGATCTATGGTATCTTGTGtcattctcttcctcttcctgctTCCCCCAGTATTAGTAGATCCAGGGGTGGGTGTGCTAGCCTTCACTGGTGATGAACCAGTGGAGAACTCATCAACAAACCTGTCATAGTTTGAGTCTACTGGACTTGGAGTGTAACAATCAGCTCCAAATAACTGTATGAAGTCATTGTCCAATACGATATGTGGAGATACACAGTTCTCACCATTGGCAGAGCTACTCCCCCAAAGCTTATCTTGCTCCTCACGGAGTTGAAAGCCTCCATTCTTAAACTTCTTAAAGTTGATATTCTCCTACAAATTGGACATATAAATTAGGATCTCAATACATATTTTTAGATTGACattatgaaataaataattatacataaatGACAGCCACCTGAATTCTAGCTGCCCACCAATCTTTAGTGGCCTCAACCTTTTCAGTCTCAAAATTGAACCCCAAATCTGTCTCAACAGTCATCAGTCTATTGAACAGCTGCCAATTCTGTTTCACGTTGTCGTGCTTCGTTTCAATTTTTGCATGGTACAATTTTTACCACTTACAACCTTAAATTCTTCAGCAATCTTATCCCACTTCATTTGACCaacatttttctttctccaCTCATACAGCATATCTAGgaatattttggtggtttgaATATCCCATTTAAATTGTGCATCTCCCTCTATCAaactttctttccctttcttaCTCATTTCCTAAACTAGTATCAAAGAGAGAATATTGCTGTCAAATGTAAGTTAAAATGAACATATCACAACCAAGATGAGCTATGCAATTAGATGGTGAGCAGAAAAACCA
Protein-coding regions in this window:
- the LOC119996932 gene encoding protein ALP1-like, which produces MNSSSSSSDDDDGVDLSQILLLHFLKCQFEDRGSISRSRRNMQCRTCTLTGRDWVADVLQGHPVHYHEAFRMPVELFHALCGVLRDDYELIGSDNVGILEMVAMFVSILGHAQANRDIQERFQHSGETISRLFHKVLLAVLKLSKDIIQPRGNSLHETPRYIREYSKISYGICFKDCIGALDGTHISAIVGPENRQRYIGRKGVATQNVLAVCDFNMMYTYISAGWEGSAHDSRVLEHSLRVERMKFPKQPPGKYYLVDAGYANKIGFLAPYNGKRYHVPVFQNGAPALGPREVFNKAHARLRNVIERTFGVTKKKWRILNAMTSYDIKVQAMIVIACMALHNFIRIHAVNDVDFNDIGSTSIGGDHSVPDHVHEVTDNGVDEYLVIDDANMAQFCDMLADQLSSAI